DNA sequence from the Cohnella herbarum genome:
GTCTTGCGCGGGAATGACGGCGCTTACCATTCGGTCGAAGTCGAACGTTGTCTCCCGGTCGTTCTTCGGGTCATAGACATGAATCTTCCGCCCCGTAATATCCACCCATAGCAAGCTTTGCGACTGCTCGTCCCAATGCGGGCCTTCACCCAACTTCGCTTGCACGTTCATGACTAATTCGGCGATCACGTTCATCTTCCCCCATTTCCTTTATCTAGTCCATCACCCTATTCTATCGCATCTTCTTCATTTTATCTTTAACAATTAGGCCGAGGGAAGTTTCATTTAGTCATCTTGAATCGAGTTCCAGCGATCTTCCCCCACCGTTGCGTATGCTTCCCATTGCCCGTTGTACCCGCTGTTCACGGTCGGCCCGCTGTACTCCACCTTCACCGCTTTCGAGTTGTTGAAAAATCCGTAATAAGACGCGGCAGCCGGATGTCCCGTTATGAACGTCTCGTTGTCGTCATCGGCACCGCTGGCCCACCACTCGCCGGGTGCGATATCGCTAGCTACGATCTCCGAAGGATTATCGTCGAAGTTTTCATAGCCGACATAGAGATTCTCGTTCGTGAGCGTTCCGATCTTCTCGATGCGGATGCCAATCTCGTCGCCCGGCTCCAAAGTCGCGTTAACTCCGAATCCTTATACCCGGAACACGTCTTCGGCGTCTTCGACGGCTTCGGCGATCGAATTCGTCTCCTACGTCGGATACCAACGTCGAAGTTCCGGGGATTTCGACTGACTCCTTGCAGGTCTATTATTTCGTCGGTCCCGCGGAAGACGTCGAGCGAATCTCTCAGGATTTGCTAGGCTTGCGTTCAGACGAATAAGATTTCGGCGGCATCGTGCTATAATAGGCTCAGGAACTAAATTTTACGGAGGCCAAGCCGATGACGAACCCGAATACGAAATTCGCCCGCACCAAGCTTCTCGAGCCGCTGGCCGTAAATCGACTCGTTTCCTTTCACTATTTCGAATTTTCCAAAGACTTCGCGTTCGAGGGAGAAAAGCATGATTTCTGGGAATTCGTTTACGTGGATAAAGGGGAAATGGAAGTATTCGCGGATACGGAAGGTTACCGGCTGAAGCAAGGGGATATGATTTTCCATAAGCCGAACGAGTTCCACGGAGTCTGGGCCAACAAGAAAATCGCGCCTAACGTCATCATTCTCTCGTTCGTGTGCCGTTCAAGGGAAATGGCCTATTTCGAAAACAAAATATTCACGCTGGATGCCGAACAGAGGGAGATTCTAGCGCAAATTATGAAAAGCGGCTTCGCCGCCTTCCTTCCTCCGTTCGACGATCCTCGCAATCATACCCTCCGAAGGAAGCCGGACGCTCCGATCGGGACGGAGCAACTAATCAAAATTCATCTAGAAATGCTATTGATCCGCTTGAGAGACGCCGGCGACCGATTAGCCAGACGGGATCAGCGTTTGTCGATATCCACGAAGCGGCGCAGCGAAGATGACCTCGTTAACCGCATGCGCGAATACATGGAAGAGAACGTATTCGCCGACCTTCGGCTGGAGGACATCTATAAGAGCTTTAACCTCAGCAAGAGCCATGCTCTTACTTTGTTCAAGGATTGCACAGGCGTAAGCATCATGAAGCACTACCGCCAACTGAAGATCGATCAAGCCAAAAGTCTTATACGCGCCCAGCGGCATACGTTCACGGAGATCGCGGAGCTGCTCCGTTACGGAAGCGTTCACAGCTTCTCCAGACACTTCAAATCATTCACGGACATGTCTCCATCCGAGTACTTGCGTACGGTCATCGCCAAGGTATAGCGGCAATTTGCCTCAAGCAGCCAATATAGGCCATAAAACAAGGTGCAAAAGTCGCGTAGACTCTTGCACCTTGTTTGAAATCCTATTCTTTGACCATGCGATTCGTAATGGCGCCGAGTTTCTCGATCTCGATCGTTACGATATCGCCGTGCGACAAAGACATGCAGTTCGAAATATAGCTTACGATTTCCTTGCAATCGAAGATCATGTCGGACTTAAGAAGGCCTGCATAAATTACAGAGCTTGCTCGCCGCCATCCAATAAACTCTACTCGATCCTATTCCGTCGCGCCTCTGCCACACTCTCTTCCTAATCTTTCATATAAGCATCTATAAACTCCAAATAAACTTTCGTCGTCCATTCAAGCTCGCTGATTTCTACGAATTCCACATCGCCATGAGCGCTTCGTTGATCGGGACCGTGGCATAACGCCGGCGTTGCGAAATCGTTCGCGATAATCCCCGCATCCGTAACGAGCTTCTTCCCGACAAGAGGAACCTGGATGCCCCTAACGTTCTGAATAGCTTGAACGAGAACTTCGACGGCCGGATTGCTCTTATCCAGTCGGTACCCGTCGCGCACCTTCACTAGGTCGAGAATGACCTCAACCCCATGCTCGGCGGCAATTCGATCCAAATGCGTTCGCAATTCTTTGTCGACATCCTCGAAAGTAGTCTGCGGACTGTAACGTCTCACGCCGACGATTTGCGCTTCCTTGGGATGCTGGTTGTAGAATTGTCCGCTGTGGACGGAGCCGATAAAATAAGAAGCATATCCGATATCCTCGACGTAATCCTTCTCCAGTTCTACGTTCAACTCCCGCAGAAGCTGAATAATATCGGACGCGACATGAATGGGATTCGCCGTTCCGGGAGGCGTGTACAACTGATGGCTGGGCTCGCCTTCCCTTCGGATCGTAATTTCAAAAGTAGCGGAGCCGAATTGGGCCACAGTGCATTCCGTCGTCGCGCCTTCCATGACGATTGCCACGTCCGCGCTCAACTTCATTTTCTCGGCTAAGGCGATAAGATCCTCGCCGCGACCGCCCGGACTCTCGTGCAAGCTATTCGCGATAATCACGATTTTCCCATGCAGCTTCGTCTCGCTATCCTTAAGCACCCTGAGCACTTCGAGTATGCAAGCTAGCGAGCCCTTCATGTCGCATGCGCCCCTGCCGTAAATCCGTCCTTCCCGAATAGCGGCCGGCTCATGATCGATCGTCACGGTGTCCATATGTCCGTTGAAAATAATGGTTTTGCCCGGAAGGTCTCCGCCAAAGGTCGCGACAAGCGTTGGATTGTTGTTAATCAAATCAAAGCGTTCTACTTTACAACCCGCATCTTGAAGAAGTCGCTCGTAGAGGGCGGCAACTTCCCGGGTATCCCCCGTCGGGCTTGGCGTACTCACAAGTTGAAACGTATCCCGTACGATTCGATCGCTCTTAACATGGTCCGTTAAAACGGATGGCACAATCATTCACTCCGATTCAGAATTAGATTGACAATGCGCAATTTAATAAATATTAATATCATAATTATAATTCAATATGTTAATTCATTGTGACATGGAGAAATGCATATGTCTACTCAAAATCCTCTACTTTTTCCCCTTCATATCCCGTAATACTTCTTCTATGCTTTCAAGAGTATAATCGATTTCCTTGTCCGTGTGGCTGTAGCTAATATGATTCCGCTTCATGTTCATCGGTAGCTTGAATATTCCCTTCTCCATCAACGCCCTGCGGTAAGCCACGTAGAATTCGGCGTCGTTATGCTGGAGATCGCTGTAGTTTTTCGGTTCGAAGCCCATGAAATAAGTCGTGAAAACGGAACCGAAGCCGGCGACGTACGACTCGATGTCCAACCGTTTAAGAATGTCGCGAAGCCCGCCGCGCATCTTCTCTCCCAACCGGAAGACATGCTCGTGAACCGGTTCGTTCTCCATCATCTCAAGGGTCGCGATCGATGCGGCCGTACCTACCGCGTGGCCGTTGTAAGTTCCCGCGAACCAGACGTCTCCGCCGGGCTGCGTATTGAAGCGCTGCATGTACGCTTTCTTGCCCGCAACGGCAGCGATCGGGAATCCGTTCGCCATCGCCTTGCCCATCGTCGTTAAATCCGGAGTTACGCCGGCAACCTTCTGATAACATCCGATATCATGGCGGAATCCGGTGATAACTTCATCGAATATGAGAATAATTCCGTGCTCGTTGCACAATTTGCGAATCCCTTCAAGAAAGCCCGGCTGCGGCATGATGCACCCAATGTTATGAGGAATAGGCTCGATAATAAGCGCCGCTACTTCTCCGTCATTCGATTTCATCGTGCGTTCTACGTCTTCAAGGTCGTTAAAGGTACAGACTAGCGTGTTGTCGATGGCTTCTTCCATCATTCCGGCGGAACCGGGATCCCGTTTGCCTATCATATCCCAAGAGCTTAGCATATTTCTGGCCACGTAATCGTGCCAGCCATGATAGCAACCTTGAAACTTAATCAGCTTGAAACGCTTGGTCACCGCGCGCGCTAGACGAATCGCATGGTAGGTCGCTTCCGAGCCCGAATTACAGAACAGTACCTGCTCCGCGGAGGGAACGTGTTTGCATATTTTCTCAGCCAGTTCAATCTCCAGATCCGTAGATCCCGTTCCATATAGGTCGGTACGCCCCAAGGCTTCGATAACCTTGTTATTCACGTAAGGATGGTTGTGGCCAAGAATGTAGGGTCCGAATGCGCCTTGGTAATCAATATACTTGTTGCCATCGGCGTCATAGATATAGGCTCCCTCCGCTTTCTTAAAGACAAGATGGGGCTCCAAATTCCGGATGGATGTATGAACGCCGCCCGGCGTGTATTTCTTCGCTTCTTCATATAATCTTGCGCTTTCTTTGAATTCCATATAAATATTCCTCCATCTATAATTCAGTATATTGATTAACGTTCCATATTTTGAATATATAATGGTTGTAGACGACTGTCAATCGCTAATTTCCGCATTGCTTTTTACTACAGAAGTTCTTTTTCAAAGAAATGGGGTTTTCTCCACTGCTTCAAAAATCGAAAAAAGGCTGCCCCATAGATCTTTACAGATCTTCCGTGGCAGCCCTCAAGTGACTTTACATATTCGAAAATTCTATTTAGCTTCTCCCGACGATCGGAGGCACGAATCGAGCCTCCTCCTTGTTATGAGGGCGAAGGAAATCAAGATCGCAACCTTCATCGGCTTGCAGAACATGTTCGGCGAACATTTTAAGAAAACCGCGCGGATATCTTTGCGGGAACGGGGTGAGCGCCTGCCTCCGTTGCTCGATGATCTCGTCCGATAATCGCAGGTGCAGCAGCCCTTGCTCCACGTCTACCTCAATGATGTCCCCGTTCTGAACGATGGCGATATTCCCGCCTACGGCGGCTTCGGGAGATGCGTGCAAGATGGCCGTCCCGTAGCTGGTCCCGCTCATTCTCGCATCGCTGATCCGAACCATATCGTCGATGCCCTCTTTAAGCAATTTAGTCGGGATCGGGATTTCTCCCCATTCCGGCATGCCCAACGCGGATGGTCCGCAGTTGCGCAATATTAACACCGTCGAAGCATCCACGTCTAATTCGTCGCTATCGATTTCCTCCAGCATAGCCTCGTAACTGTCGAAAACGTAAGCTTTTCCTTCGTGCTTCCAGAGCTTCTTGGAACTTGCCGACAGCTTAAGAATCGCGCCGGATGGAGCCAAATTGCCCTTCAACACCTTAATGCCCGATTCCGATTTAAAAGGCTGCTCCAAGGAAGTAATGATATCGGGGCTCTCCGACTTCTTCGTATACACCTCTTTTAGAGGCTTACCAAGGGCGGTCAAGCAGTCTCCATCCAATCTTGGAAGCAGTTCGTAGATGACACCGGACAAGCCGCCCGCATGAAAATAATCATCCATGCCGTACAACCCGCTCGGCTGAAGGTTCACGATCAGGGGAACGTCGTCGGATAGTTCCTGGTATTGCTTAAGGTCGATTCGGATACCCAGACGCCCCGCGATAGCGGTCAAATGCAATACCGCGTTCGTCGAGCCTCCGAGCGCCGCGAGTAATTTAATGGCATTGTGAAAGGCCGCTTCCGTCATCAGCTTCGAAGGGGTGAGCTCCTCCTTGACCATATCGACGATCCGTTTGCCCGTTTGTTCGGCGGCAATCTTCCGTCTCGAATCCGTTGCCGGTATATCGGACGTTCCCGGAAGCATCATTCCCATGATTTCCGACACGCTCTTCATCGTCGAAGCAGTGCCCATGACGGGACATCCTCCGAAAGAACAGGAGATGCCTTTCTCCAGCTCCTTCATTTCTTCGTCGGTCAGCTCCCCTGCTTTGTACATATCCATGTACTTCCACAAATCCGTTCCGTAATTTACCGGTTTGCCTTTGAAATAAGCCGTGGACCTATGTCCGGCAGCAAACTGCAGCGTCGGAAGGTCGCAGCTCGCCGCCCCCATTAACTGCGCGGGCGTTGTCTTGTCGCATTCGCAGAGCAGCACGATACCGTCTAACGGCAAGGAACGTATCATTTCTTCTACGTCCATCGACATGAGATTGCGGTAAGGAAGATCGGAAGGTTTGTTGAAATCCGCCGCCGTCGTAATGGTATGCATCTCGATCGGGTACCCGCCTGCCGCCAATACGCCTTTCTTAACGTACTCGACGAGCTCCTTATGCGGAGCATTGCAACTGTTCAGATCATTCCATGAATTGAATATTCCGATGATCGGCTTCCCCGCATACGATTCGGGATCATGACCGCAAGCGCGCATTGCGGAAGCATGCTGGAACCGAGTTTCGAAGGACTTATGATTAAACCATTGTTCGCTGCGTAGATTCATGGAGGCTGCTCCTGACGTTTATAAAATATATTCCCAACTAGATTCTAAATATTGATTTTATTTTAACATATTGAACATGTGCCAAATTTAGCATAGCGCTATTTTATTGTCAATTCCTTTCGAGCAACAAGCATAAACGGCTTGCGCAGTCCTTAGG
Encoded proteins:
- a CDS encoding helix-turn-helix domain-containing protein, with product MTNPNTKFARTKLLEPLAVNRLVSFHYFEFSKDFAFEGEKHDFWEFVYVDKGEMEVFADTEGYRLKQGDMIFHKPNEFHGVWANKKIAPNVIILSFVCRSREMAYFENKIFTLDAEQREILAQIMKSGFAAFLPPFDDPRNHTLRRKPDAPIGTEQLIKIHLEMLLIRLRDAGDRLARRDQRLSISTKRRSEDDLVNRMREYMEENVFADLRLEDIYKSFNLSKSHALTLFKDCTGVSIMKHYRQLKIDQAKSLIRAQRHTFTEIAELLRYGSVHSFSRHFKSFTDMSPSEYLRTVIAKV
- a CDS encoding aspartate aminotransferase family protein, whose translation is MEFKESARLYEEAKKYTPGGVHTSIRNLEPHLVFKKAEGAYIYDADGNKYIDYQGAFGPYILGHNHPYVNNKVIEALGRTDLYGTGSTDLEIELAEKICKHVPSAEQVLFCNSGSEATYHAIRLARAVTKRFKLIKFQGCYHGWHDYVARNMLSSWDMIGKRDPGSAGMMEEAIDNTLVCTFNDLEDVERTMKSNDGEVAALIIEPIPHNIGCIMPQPGFLEGIRKLCNEHGIILIFDEVITGFRHDIGCYQKVAGVTPDLTTMGKAMANGFPIAAVAGKKAYMQRFNTQPGGDVWFAGTYNGHAVGTAASIATLEMMENEPVHEHVFRLGEKMRGGLRDILKRLDIESYVAGFGSVFTTYFMGFEPKNYSDLQHNDAEFYVAYRRALMEKGIFKLPMNMKRNHISYSHTDKEIDYTLESIEEVLRDMKGKK
- a CDS encoding dihydroxy-acid dehydratase, producing the protein MNLRSEQWFNHKSFETRFQHASAMRACGHDPESYAGKPIIGIFNSWNDLNSCNAPHKELVEYVKKGVLAAGGYPIEMHTITTAADFNKPSDLPYRNLMSMDVEEMIRSLPLDGIVLLCECDKTTPAQLMGAASCDLPTLQFAAGHRSTAYFKGKPVNYGTDLWKYMDMYKAGELTDEEMKELEKGISCSFGGCPVMGTASTMKSVSEIMGMMLPGTSDIPATDSRRKIAAEQTGKRIVDMVKEELTPSKLMTEAAFHNAIKLLAALGGSTNAVLHLTAIAGRLGIRIDLKQYQELSDDVPLIVNLQPSGLYGMDDYFHAGGLSGVIYELLPRLDGDCLTALGKPLKEVYTKKSESPDIITSLEQPFKSESGIKVLKGNLAPSGAILKLSASSKKLWKHEGKAYVFDSYEAMLEEIDSDELDVDASTVLILRNCGPSALGMPEWGEIPIPTKLLKEGIDDMVRISDARMSGTSYGTAILHASPEAAVGGNIAIVQNGDIIEVDVEQGLLHLRLSDEIIEQRRQALTPFPQRYPRGFLKMFAEHVLQADEGCDLDFLRPHNKEEARFVPPIVGRS
- a CDS encoding M20 family metallopeptidase, with the translated sequence MPSVLTDHVKSDRIVRDTFQLVSTPSPTGDTREVAALYERLLQDAGCKVERFDLINNNPTLVATFGGDLPGKTIIFNGHMDTVTIDHEPAAIREGRIYGRGACDMKGSLACILEVLRVLKDSETKLHGKIVIIANSLHESPGGRGEDLIALAEKMKLSADVAIVMEGATTECTVAQFGSATFEITIRREGEPSHQLYTPPGTANPIHVASDIIQLLRELNVELEKDYVEDIGYASYFIGSVHSGQFYNQHPKEAQIVGVRRYSPQTTFEDVDKELRTHLDRIAAEHGVEVILDLVKVRDGYRLDKSNPAVEVLVQAIQNVRGIQVPLVGKKLVTDAGIIANDFATPALCHGPDQRSAHGDVEFVEISELEWTTKVYLEFIDAYMKD